Within Atribacterota bacterium, the genomic segment CAGAAATTCCGTATCTATTTAAAATTTCCTTTGTTACGTGAATTGGGATTGGCTGGGAAAAGTGAATCAGACCTGCTTTTTTTAAAAATAGAAATTTTCAATGAATTTGATATTTGTACAGATTATAAGATAGAAACTATTCCTTTATTTAAGTTTAATAGAACAGTATTGATTAAGACTTTTGATTTACCGACTTTAATGGCTACCAAGATCCGCGCTGTTCTGATGAGAAAATGGGAAAAGACCGACAAGTCAGGGAAAACTTTAGCAACAGTTAAAGGAAGGGACTATTATGATTTGCTCTGGTATTTAGAAAAAGGCATAATACCGAATTATAAATGCATTGAAACTATTAATAATAAGGAGCAGCTTAAAGAAAAATTACTTTCAGCAATTACAAAAGTTGATGCTAGAAGTATTCAAATTGACCTTGAATCTCTAATTGATAATCCTGAGTTGGTAAGAAATTTAAGTAAGAATATTAAGGAAATATTAAAAAGGATGATAGAATCTCTTTAATTTGAGGGTTTTAAAATGACAAAAAGAATTATCAAAACCTTAATTTTTGTTGATTGTGAAGAATGCGGTAAGTAGCCAAGCACCGGGAAGCTTACTGAATTCGGTACAGCCGCTTATCCTTCAAGGGCTACTTTTCACGGAGAATTAGTAGAAAAAAAGCCGATGGAAGAAAAGGAAGTTTTTGAAGAATTTTAAAAGTGGGTTCTTAAAGTTCATGATGCAATGGGTAACCTGGAAGCATTTGAGAGATTGTTAAATGGGGAAAGGTAGCAAAATTTATATAGGTCTTGAATTTTATTTTGGGTTTTATTTTTAACAAATAGGCAGAATTATGTTAGATTCAAGTAATTTTTTAATTTTGATTATTTTTGACAATGTAGTCAGAAAATACTACATTTGTAGTTACAAAAGACTACAATTATGGATATATTATCAATTAAAAAATCAAAATTAATAGAAGATCTTCTTGCTTTATATTTTACTAATCCTGATAACAAATATTACCTCGGAAAATTAGAAAGAATATTAACTATTCTGTAGCCTACATCCGTACCTCCTTTTTGTTTGGAATAATAGTTATCCTGCTTTAATCCATGTATCTGAATCAGTAAAAAGATAGGTGCCGGCTTCTTTTCCATGCGAATCATAAAAACTTTTAAACTCCACATATTCAGGCACTAAGGTTGGGAACGTAGCTGCTTTATAATGACCTATGGAATTTGTCTTATAAATATCAACATCTGCCCCGATTGTTATTGATTTTAGCGGATTACCACCAAATACATATTCATCAATAAAATCGATACTTTTAGGAATGGTTACAGATGTTAAGGAATTATTACAAAATGCATAGCTTCCAATGGACATAACACTATCAGGGATAGTTAAAGAATGCAGACAATTAGCAAAAAATGCATAGCTGCCTATAGTCGTGATGGTATCCGGAAAAACAACCGATCTTATCCAAGTGTTAAATCCTGTTTGAAAAGCTTTATGGCCAATATGTTCTACCGGTAAGCCATTAATGGTTGGAGGTATTACAATATCATCACCATGAGGGTTCCAATCACCAGTACCATTGTCATAACCAGTAATCGTTCTGGTTTCTTCATCAAAGTTGAAATGTTCCTCCGGTGTGGGAGATGTGTTGTTGGGTAACAGTAGACCGCAATCACACAGTTGACATCCAGTGGTAACTATGGCAATTAATAAACACAAGAACAGAACGCTTAATACTTTTTTCATATCTTTTCTCCCCTTTTCTTTTTAACAAACAAGAATTTTTTATTATATGCCCTTGTTTTTGTATCTTCTTCTTTTGAACAATTTGTTTATGGGTTTATTTTTTCACACTCTATCGTATAACATTCCAAAAAAACTTCATCAGGAAGGTCTATAGCAGGAATAGAATATTCAGCAGCCGGTACCTGGATAGCCATGGGCAATAAGATTATTCCATGGGCTGCCGGAATCAGAGGTACATCTGTGTCATTTTGGACTACACAGCGCATAGAATCCTGATTACCAAAATAATAATCAATAAAAATTTGCCGTTGTTGATCGGTTAAGTCTTTTGGATAATAAGCAAGCTGGGCAGCAGAGGTATCTACCGGTATCCAGCCATAGTTGGGTAAATAGAATTCTGCCCAAAAGTGACCACTAAATTCATCTTTGAAAAGCTGCCAGCCACCGGTAGTTCTAGCCGGGATACCAAGAGAGCGGCACATGGCAGAAAAATACATAGACTGGGCACCACAATCACCCCGCTGATTTTTATGGACATAATCTGCTTCGGTCAGCGATGACCTGGGCCAGAATATTAAATGCGGCATGAAAGCATAATCCACCTGGGTAACAATATAGTCATAAAGCTTACGGGCAGCAAAATAAGGATTTGTTTCATCACCAACAATAGTCTCAGCCATTTTTCTAATATCTGAAGTTATCTCCGTATTACCATAAGACCTGGTATATTTTTGATAGAGAGCAGACTCTTTGTCATATTCTCCAATATTTTCAGGATCTACCAAAAATCTCTGTTCATAGTGATTAAAGGTAAAACTAGCTTGAATTGCTAAATCTTCGGAAAGTTCTTCCATGGGAATTTCCATATATAATAAACCAATTTCCTCATTGATGCTGGGGGGTTGTTTTACCCATTTGTCTGGTGCTATAGATTCAATGATAACCTGGGTCTGTGGACCGGTATTGATGGGTATCGGTAGCCATAGACGGTAAGTACCTGTTTCGGGTAACTTGTCTCTTGTGATTGTAATAGTATGAATGCCGCGATAAGCAGCTGGTTTTTGATATTGTTGCCAGGGATGAACTGGTTGTTCCAGGGCGATTTTGTTTACTTTGAGTACCAGATTATAATATTCCTGCTCTGTTTCTTCATCTGACTGTATCAGTTCTATGTATCGGAACTTGAGATTTTGTATTCCATCTGAGAAATAATGGTCTTCACCATCCCAGATATAATGTTCTATCTCTTTGCTTTTAATCCAACTTTTGATCTGTTCTGC encodes:
- a CDS encoding nucleotidyl transferase AbiEii/AbiGii toxin family protein → MELIKVFLTKLIKDYSSDDKIFIRNLLKNYLQILVLDFIYSNRKYSQLVFYGGSSLAHCYKMPRLSEDLDFVDLKKEIEISKLAKDLEVYFKKKTDLAVKVAIQKFRIYLKFPLLRELGLAGKSESDLLFLKIEIFNEFDICTDYKIETIPLFKFNRTVLIKTFDLPTLMATKIRAVLMRKWEKTDKSGKTLATVKGRDYYDLLWYLEKGIIPNYKCIETINNKEQLKEKLLSAITKVDARSIQIDLESLIDNPELVRNLSKNIKEILKRMIESL
- a CDS encoding transglutaminase domain-containing protein; amino-acid sequence: MSNRKCANNSSIVAKNVVRTYRKQIINIFLLVIITLTFLTTYCMGNNQTQGEELYQQALKLEKQNNFSQAVGLYGQAFSVLLEEENLELANKCRESLQRILIFQMVYPYTSDQLEDVIRQTFPQATAEQIKSWIKSKEIEHYIWDGEDHYFSDGIQNLKFRYIELIQSDEETEQEYYNLVLKVNKIALEQPVHPWQQYQKPAAYRGIHTITITRDKLPETGTYRLWLPIPINTGPQTQVIIESIAPDKWVKQPPSINEEIGLLYMEIPMEELSEDLAIQASFTFNHYEQRFLVDPENIGEYDKESALYQKYTRSYGNTEITSDIRKMAETIVGDETNPYFAARKLYDYIVTQVDYAFMPHLIFWPRSSLTEADYVHKNQRGDCGAQSMYFSAMCRSLGIPARTTGGWQLFKDEFSGHFWAEFYLPNYGWIPVDTSAAQLAYYPKDLTDQQRQIFIDYYFGNQDSMRCVVQNDTDVPLIPAAHGIILLPMAIQVPAAEYSIPAIDLPDEVFLECYTIECEKINP
- a CDS encoding leucine-rich repeat domain-containing protein, which codes for MKKVLSVLFLCLLIAIVTTGCQLCDCGLLLPNNTSPTPEEHFNFDEETRTITGYDNGTGDWNPHGDDIVIPPTINGLPVEHIGHKAFQTGFNTWIRSVVFPDTITTIGSYAFFANCLHSLTIPDSVMSIGSYAFCNNSLTSVTIPKSIDFIDEYVFGGNPLKSITIGADVDIYKTNSIGHYKAATFPTLVPEYVEFKSFYDSHGKEAGTYLFTDSDTWIKAG